DNA from Solanum stenotomum isolate F172 chromosome 3, ASM1918654v1, whole genome shotgun sequence:
CTCATTCATGGAAATCCTTACCTAGGGGCTAAGAGAATCTAAGGAGGTTCAATGGAGAGATACTAGGGTTCTTCCCTTTCACGCTCACAAGGTTCAATCatccaaattcaaattcaaacataGCTAATGAACTAAACCCTTCTGACAACTATTTATTCTAATGGGATGTTTAGTTGTGGGATAAGGATAATAATCCCATGATTAAATTTGGGATTAACTTTATCCCATGTTCGGTTTGAGGTGTTAGCTAATCCTGGGATTATGTTATCCCACCATTTGTACTACCATCCCATATAGAGGGTGGGCCTTGTTCGTGCCTTGTAAATCACACAAGTCTTGGTTTGCGCCTTGTAAATAACTATTTAAGCATATTGTCGGTCTTCAAACCCTCTTGGATGGCTCTCTTAAAAGTTCCTTGAGCTCTTGAAAGATGTTTGAAAGTCTTCACGCTCATGACTGCCAGCTTGAGAGTTATCATGAATTGAGCATTATTTCCCACTATAGGTGGTATTATTGGCTAATGTGCTTATGTTTGTTGGTAGCTAGAATTCGGAGTGTAGGTGAATCCTCAATTGAACCATGCAAAGTAGATGTCACAGGATGTATATGCATAATTTGATCAATCATTGATTACTTTAGTTGTATTTTAAGACTATGAGTGTCTGCAATGTCAAATTATGGTTACTGAATGCTGCCCAAGTGGCTCAGTTCAAACTTTTCATGTTTCCTTCCTTTTTAATTTTGACATTATCTTCTATTCTTATTTCACAATACCTACATATACCCCTTTGAAGATATTCAAGTAAAGAGGCcttgaattaattgaattaagaaaCTACACCTAGGTCCTCTATTCTGTCTTTCTTGACTTAAGTCATGGCTTTTTGTGTGACATACACATCTTCCCTTTGTTGCTTTTGTCAAAATAATTGTCCATGATGCCAAAGTAATTGGCTCATTTGGACTTGCTGTATTGCTTTGTGAACTGTTCAAGAGAAACTCTTTGAAGAGTCTGATCTGACCTTACCATATTGCAGGGCCACAAGAAATGGATAACTGGTATTTCTTGGGAACCTGTACACCTCAGTGCTCCATGTCGCCGCTTTGTAAGTGCAAGTAAAGATGGCGATGCACGGATATGGGATGTTACCACAAGGAAGTGTCTCATTTGTCTCACTGGCCATACACTGGCAATAACATGTGTAAAATGGGGTGGAGACGGAGTTATATACACGGGGTATATTTCTTTAGAGCATTTCACTTTACAGATTGTTGTCATTTGTGTAGTATATTGATCTCTGTGGTGAGCATCAACTTACTGTGATTGGCCCACTTGATGTATctattttcttgaacttttgatgtTTCCTTTGGTACATAGTTCTCtccttttttgtgtgtgtgtgggaAGGGtggggtgtgtgtgtgtgtgtatacaCAGAGAGAGAACGAGCCATTGAACCCAGACATTAGTTTAAGATATCTTTGATATGGTGTTAGTAACATTTGCTAGTTCATATTCCAGATCTCAGGACTGTACAATCAAGGTATGGGAAACCACGCAGGGGAAGCTAATACGTGAATTGAAGGTGAAGTCTATAACTTTTGATTATTGTGGGATTTTCCAACTGCTCTCATGCATGTGCCGTGACTTTGTATTATTATTCATCACCTGTATAGTGTATTCAGTGAGGTCGGTATGTGCTTGGTGGGCTTTCTATATTTCCTTGAGATCCCTGTGAAGCTTTCTTTTAATTTACATTTGAAGTAGAAAGGAAATTTTCTGACTGCTCAAAAGTGAGGCTTGTGAGATGTACTATCATTTGTCTTTGTTGTCCATTGTGACATGTGGACAATTTTTGAGCATcattgtaattcattttaagAAACACTATGTCTAGGTGGAATAGGTGTGCTCCTATATATTTTGAAGCTAGTGGATGTGCATATATGAAAAGTGGAGTTTCTCGCCTCCCATAGAGTAAGATGTCACTGGAAATTATGACTAGATGGGTAGTTTCTTAGTTATGCTCCTACCATTTCATGCTATGCAGGGTCATGGACATTGGGTAAATTCTCTAGCACTGAGCACTGAATATGTTCTTCGAAGTGGAGCTTTTGATCACACCAATAAACACTTTGCATCTCCTGAGGAAATGAAAAAGGTAATCTTTTGGTATTCCTAGTCCCAAAGCTTCTTATGTACTTAATTTCATTTGCCCTCAATATTGCAAGGATTCACTTTTATCAACTTAAGTTGGATTAAATTAAGACTTCACCCCCACACATCCTTATGGAGATACTCTGCTGTGGAAGCGTGAAATGTTTTTGTATTATAACTCAAAACTTATGGTGAGAGTGAGAAGTCACAGGAAGGTTTGATGTTCAAAAATATACCAGCTGAGCTCATCTCATCCATGATCCATTAGGCTAGTTCAACGACCTCCTCAGTCTGGGAGTGCTGCAGTATGACATTGATGAATACGCCTCAATTCCAAGCGCGTTGGTGTCTGCTATATGATCCTATCTATCCATTTGAACCCATTTCATTCCTATAGAAAAAGTTCAATGTCAGATACTAACTAGCAACTATTTTTTCGGTTTTCGTGTGAGGCTAGATGTTGACACAATAGTGAACATAGTAAACTTTTAGAGCAATAGTAGGCTGTATAATTTTGGAACTCGCAGCTTAGTCCTTAAAAACATTTGCAAAGGTGAGCTATCTACCAATTAAGCAGCTCGTACAAGATCGTTTGTATCCTTTTTGAGTGAGTGGCAGCTCAGTACTTGAAACATTTGCAGAGGTGAGATTTTCTCTCAATTAAGCAACTCGTACAAGATTGTTTGCCTCCTTTTGTTGTACCTTCTACATTTTGCTAAAAAGCTAGGGTGACAGAAGAGATCCTTAATAGAGATGCCAgctagaaaaaggataaatcTATCTTTTCAGTTTTGTTGATGATCAACAAAAACATAAGCTGCATATATATGAGGATTTGATAGGAAAGTGATGGTAACAAATAGAAAGGTACAGAAGCCGGGGGGCCCTCTAACATATAGAGAAAAAGAACCTCGCTGTTTTGACTCTTGGAACTCAGATGGAAGTTAACAAAATCGGGTGTCTTTCACTGAAATGGGTGTGGAGTTTGCaactaaacctaaaatttaggGGGTTCTTCTATCTTTTGCTTTCTGCTTTCCTGAGATTATGCATGCCTATATCTTGTGGTTCTCGAAGCATCCCATATTCTCATTTAGCAGGTGGTAGGACAACAGTATACACTAACGAGAGGCAAAgagcaaaagaagaagaacgaAAATCTTTGATGCTATTTAGTTGCTCCAAATTGTAATTTCTCCATCCTCACAGTACTTAACATTGCTCTTGTTTTATCGCCAGGAAGCACTTGAAAGGTACAACAAAATGAGAGGTAATGCCCCTGAGAGGTTGGTATCAGGATCAGATGATTTCACAATGTTTCTATGGGAGCCTGCTGTCAGCAAGCACCCAAAAACTCGCATGACAGGTCATCAACAGGTTAACAATCTTTCTGTGCTGTAAAGGATGGTTTTCTCCGTGTGCATATGTGCTTTGACGGTGAACATGGCCTTCATTTTTTGTTCTAAGCATCGAAccatgaatttaaatttttgcaGCTGGTTAATCACGTTTATTTTTCTCCGGATGGTCAATGGATAGCAAGTGCCTCATTCGATAAGTCAGTAAAATTATGGAATGGAACCACAGGAAAATTTGTTGCTGCATTCCGAGGCCATGTTGGACCTGTATATCAGATAAGGTTAAAATTTGCCATAAAACTCAAATCTTCCGTTACTTTAACAGTCAACTGTTAGTTACTATCCTTGTGTTTTGCACAGCTGGTCAGCCGACAGCAGGCTACTTTTGAGTGGGAGCAAAGATTCAACCTTGAAGGTATGTGTTTGCATTACTCTTGGTTCTTGCCCTGTTAAAAACAAGTCattaagaaaactatttatGTCTGTATTTAGGTTTGGGATATCcggacaaaaaaattgaaacaagaCCTTCCCGGCCATGCTGATGAGGTAAGCTTCTGCCACAGGCATTTTCAGTCTCTTTCTCTACAGAACTTTTAGATAACTTTGTCTGTCTCTGAACTTGGAAGGTTTTTGCGGTTGACTGGAGTCCAGATGGCGAAAAAGTAGCATCTGGTGGTAAAGATAGACTTCTGAAGCTATGGATGGGATAGAAACAAGGGTGACTCCACCCCTATGCCAATGAAGCTCTTGTTTTTAGCCCTGGAAATTCAGGGCCcctacttttatttattagatataaaatatgtaattcaAGTAGTAATCAccattcttattattttaaaatgatataagtGAGTCTTTTACCAACCATTAATCACATAATTCCttctttatattgtattttaggGATTTGGTTGAGGTAATTATAGATAAGAGTGGTAGATAGTTAAGGTCTTCTCAAGTTATTTTCCTCTTGTTCACCGAAGCTTAATTGAATCAATTTGATTTTACAAGTCTGGCTTTATAAAGTTTCTTCGTACAATTTCCCACAATAGAGTTGTTTCAGTCTAATCAAATCGTGACACACTCTAGATTGGAACTGAAAATGTATGTGCAAGCTGGAACATCAAATTCACTTGTTGAATTCCAATCGCCTCTATCGTTGATTTTTCACTCAGTTATTGGATTTTAATTGCCTTTAACGTtaatttttgagttaaaaatgCCCCTGGTCTTTGTGAGGGAAGGTGAGGAAACAACTTTTTGATAACCCAATGATTTTGGTAATTCTTTATCTGTTTGACATTGATGCAGTATGAACAAACATGTTAGATGCTacgattattttttaaaaaatatgaggTTGTAATATATAACGAAGTTCCATACAtattgaatttttgaagaaatattCGAAGTTACAAtcgtatatttttttcttaaattatcaTCTCTAGCTATCTTAATTTTTACCACCAAGTAGaatgttaaaaatatatacctattgaattcataaatatattttgaagtaaaaaaaaaacttgacttTGTGCATGTTTATCCTATTTTTCATCGTTTAGTGATTCAATATTTTGTcactatataaaatatcatttttttttcatatttgaataattcaatatattttgaagcaaaaaaatgatttaattcaCTCGAGTTTTAAATGGTTAAAGTAATGTTTTAATGCT
Protein-coding regions in this window:
- the LOC125857698 gene encoding notchless protein homolog, which produces MAETMEVEVEAAATAEREATNSVICQLADPEGNPLGAALYLPENASPKELNQVVNKLLSNEEKLPYAFYISDEELVVQLGSYLEKNKVSVEKVLTIVYQPQAVFRIRPVTRCSATIAGHTEAVLSVAFSPDGRQLASGSGDTTVRLWDLNTQTPLFTCQGHRNWVLSVAWSPDGKHLVSGSKAGELICWDLQTGKPLGNPLTGHKKWITGISWEPVHLSAPCRRFVSASKDGDARIWDVTTRKCLICLTGHTLAITCVKWGGDGVIYTGSQDCTIKVWETTQGKLIRELKGHGHWVNSLALSTEYVLRSGAFDHTNKHFASPEEMKKEALERYNKMRGNAPERLVSGSDDFTMFLWEPAVSKHPKTRMTGHQQLVNHVYFSPDGQWIASASFDKSVKLWNGTTGKFVAAFRGHVGPVYQISWSADSRLLLSGSKDSTLKVWDIRTKKLKQDLPGHADEVFAVDWSPDGEKVASGGKDRLLKLWMG